The Paenibacillus mucilaginosus 3016 genome includes the window TGGTCGGCGTACCGGTTCGCTACAATATTCACCAGATACTGAAGGGCATCGAGCGTCTGGCCCCGGCGACCGATCAGCATGCCGAGCTCGCCGCCGAAGAGATGGAGCTCCGTCCCTTCCCTGCTCTGTTTCTTCTCTATCCTTATATCACGAAGCTGCATGGCTTCCATCACCTCTTGAAGAAAGGCCTCGGCTTCTTCAAGCGGATCGGGAAGCAACTCCAGCTCCACCTTGGCATCCTTGGCGCCGATGAGTCCGAACAATCCTCTGGCCGGATGCTCCAGAATCGTACTCTTTACACGCGCTTCCGGAACCCCGAGCTGCCTCAGACCGCTTGCGATCGCATCCTGGGCGGTCTTCCCCGTCACCACGATTTTCTTCATCTGGCCACCTCTTCTGAAATTAGATCTTTAATTTCAGTCATCTCCGCACGAAGCGGAGATCATCCCGGATTACCTGATATGTTAAGCGAAGCAGCGGAGATCCAAGATTCGCGGTCGCGAGAACGGCGGCCTCCCTCATCTTACCGTCAAGAAGCCTTCTGCCTTACTTCTTAACCGAACCGTCTTTCGGCTGGCGGTACAGGAAGTAGGATTGCACGATCGTAAAGATGTTGCTGTAAACCCAGTACAGCGGCAGTGCGGAAGCAAAGTTCATCGCCATCACGAAGATCAGGATCGGGAAGATGAACATCAGACTCTGCATCTGCGGAT containing:
- the jag gene encoding RNA-binding cell elongation regulator Jag/EloR — translated: MKKIVVTGKTAQDAIASGLRQLGVPEARVKSTILEHPARGLFGLIGAKDAKVELELLPDPLEEAEAFLQEVMEAMQLRDIRIEKKQSREGTELHLFGGELGMLIGRRGQTLDALQYLVNIVANRYADHHLRIVLDAEQFRERRKETLRGLADRLAERVIRTKKEVVLEPMSPQERKVIHSQLQQHAKVRTFSRGDEPNRRVVIVLR